The genomic interval CTCgcaattttaaacattttcaaacaATTCTCACTTCATTTTCAGTGTacctatttaattttttcttggTGTACCCCCGCTTGTTTAAAACAAAACGATCAATAAACAATCCCACTGATGGTTTCTTGTGCCTCCAACAAAGAGAAATTCAGAACACAAATAGAACGCATTCAAGGCACATATTAACCATAAATTAGTTGAGCCAAAGTGCAATAACCCCTCGCAATTTGATGCCGAGAATAGACCAACTCTCAGCCACGGGGAGGTCACCTGTTCTGGAACTTTTCCCCCAAAAAGACACCTATCTCATCACACCTTCGCATGACAAATGGTCAAACATCAAAATCATATAGGTAGACACCTTGATTTTATTTCGGTGCCGCACTCACACCAAACACACACCAAATGGCGACCTTGGCAAGTGTCTTGATTCATTAGCGGCGTCATCTGAGGGGGGTAATGGGGCATAtggagggggaagggggtgTTCTCAGTGGCCTTGCCACGGGGCATCACAAGTTTGGACGGACATTGGATCAAAATCCCCGCTCTGCGCCTCTCACTCACCTGCCCCGAAATAGTTTAGAAAATAGACGCTTGTTTATTTGCGTCTTTGCCTCTTGGCATTTTCCGTTTGCAGTTTTTGGGGGGGTGGGAGGTTTAGTTTTCTGTAGGAGATAGTGActtgtttttctttgattCCCAGCCAATTTCCACCTGCGCACTGCGTCACCGAGCCTTTCCTGTTCAGCGCCCCGCATCCTCGATCCCAGGTCTATATATAGCGGATGTAAGCGATGGAACCTTGACCACCAACATTGTTATGTGCTGATGTCATCGTTTGCGTATATATTCAAAGTATattcaaattacaaaaaatatctGTTTTCTACATTTTTGAAATGCGCTTTACATGTACATTTTCCATATCTACACACACGGACGATGAGAATGAACAACAAAACACGGTTGTCTGcacatttggcattttgttaaacaatttacGTAGATGTTTTGGTCTGACATCGCAAAATTATTTTACCACATTTAATTTACACACATTTTCCGAGTTTATCcccgaaaagtatgcaacgctGAACTGAagtattatttgaaaaatatttaatattttggcgacgttttaaaatatttataggtTATAAGAATTTCACTTGCTTAAAACGCAatcttaaatattattattattgaaaaataatttcaaatgtatatatttaattattagtTGCAAAAAGCTGCATCCAAACCTTTAGAAATGGATAAATCCTTTGATgacattttcataatttcagTGCGCGCAGCATACCTTCCGGCATAAATGCATTtgtcttttatttaatttaaaatttagaCTTGCACACACAAAGGAATAATCGATCAATCAACTTTTATAAAGAGCTGTATCCCCTACAGTATTAATCCTATTCCAACTCACCTGATTCACAATGGCGGCCTGCTCCTCATCGACATCCTGCTGATGATCCCTGGTTGGCTTGGGTGAGAACACAGCCGAAGGCACCTCGTAGCCACCGGATGAGTTCAGCTGGGGAAACACGGTCTGCGGCAAGGTGTCCACTGGCAACTGGAGCGCCCTTTCAAAGTGGCTGGGTCCCGGCAAAAAGGGCGACGGACCACGGTGGGGCAAAAGATCCGGAGTGAGCGGTGGCACAGTGGAGTTGCTACGCGATCCAGGTCCTGCCTCCTGAGTGCCACCCTGCGTGTAGGCGATTTTGTTGTCCCTGGAATTGGAAATTATTAGTATTTGCCATGCCACAAAACATAAAGAAGAAGTGAAGTCAGTTTCGAACGTTTTCTAATCTCATCGAAGTTTTAAGTTTAGTTTCCTTTATATCAATACTATATATCTTTTCTAGAACTAACTAAATTAgtggttttccttttttattataagcgaactttctttaaagtgtgtataaataagtattttatgaaatagatAGCAACGTAGGGAACTGATCTTTGGTATCCCCTTTAACTACATGCGGATTTCCTGGCTCACCTGTGCACCACCAGGCGGATCTCGTTGCCAGCGCCGCGGAACAGCTGCTGTGCATCCGCATGACTCAGGTCGCGTGCATCGTACTCGCCGATCTTCGAGATGATATCGCCACGGAGCAGTTCCCCGTGCGCTGGGCTGCCCACTTGCACCTGCAACGGGCGGATTGAAAGGAGATTAGGAAGGTCAtttcacaaacacacaccgTAGGTCTTGCAGCCTTGACACAGATTTATGGGTGCCTAAATAGATGCAGACAGAATTATGATCGCCACATTGTGTGTGTTTACAACGCGGCTCAGGGCAGGTGGGGGGGAAAAGGGGGGcaggaaaagtggaaaagtgggaaatTTCTTCGACTATTCGGTTGCGCCTCAATTAGTTTTACTGGCGTCGCATTTTGGCAACGCTGCTGCGTTTATTGTTGCTGTGCCCGTTTCGCtattttgatttgttgttgtttattcgGGCGCTGAGAACAAAGCGGCACAAAGGCCAATTGCATTGCCTCAATTTTGATGAATGGACCACAAGCGACCACAAGGCGACAGTCTCTCTGGTTATATAACGCCCATTTACCCTGGTGATGATTAGCGGCGTGTCCAGATCGTTGCCGCCCACCAAACGGATGCCCCAGGGCGTGGCCTGTCCATCGcgcagcagcaccaccgcGAACTCATGCAGCTTGGGGCTCATCCTGCTGTTGGAGATGCTGGCAGTTGGTAATCCTGGTCCTGGTCAGAGGCTCATCCAAGCGATTATTCcgaaaatatcaatatattttattgtttttttatggCCTGCGAGGCGCAGGCGGCGCGAGATTGCAATCCGTTAAGCGTTTTGTTCGATCGCAAAGCTGCTCAAGtactaattttaaaatacaattcgTATTCCTttttgcagcaacagcagcggcagcagagTACACTGCGCCACAAATCGTTttcttacatacatatatgtatgtacctaCATATACAACTTATATCCGCCGGCAAAGGCGACTACATGGTGAGAAACATGAATTCGATTGGCGAATCCTAATCGTTAAATGGGGTTTCCGCTAAGAGCACTCTGAATTTCTCAGAGAGGATGTCGTGggttcgaaaaaaaaacagcggGAGCATTTACCCCTACTTACCTCTGCAAAATTCATAATTAACAGCGAACAACTAGGCGTATACTTGATACGTGGTTGCATAtcatattacgcatacgcagtgttaATGAGCATGAGTGCCTGGCATGTATGCTATGTTTTTGAACCTATAATATTTCCAACAAGCATTTGAACATATTCTATATCCCCCAATCCCATAGAGCATCCAAAAGTCACTAAAAACCCAAACCTCCTTCCCTCATTGTGCCCATTGTTTAATTTGACGTGTGCCCTGCATTGCTGGCATTCTGCATTTCGTTGACCACATTTCAGGGCAGCACTTGATCCAGTTGCACGCCGACCCTGAAGAAATGAATGCCACATATCATCATCTAGGCGAATGCTTTGATGAGCTGATGCCCGATGCAAAGCATAAAAATCAAGTTTCTAGGCATCTGTTTTTCCTCGacaatttcagctattttaTTGGTGTGTTTTTCCCCCAGTTTTGTTTGCCGAACGATGAGGCAACCAAAAGAGAGagtgtaattaatttatttatttactgagGCGGTACTAGCTGAACTGAACtagcaaaaacaaattcgCCACTCTTGCTTAATTTAAACAAGCTAATCATATCAGATTTTTAATGCATTAGTCAATGGAAAAGTCTACTGGCAACGtgacgtatacgcaatgtgaACGGGTCAACGGTTGAAGGACGTTGAATTGTATTAAACATTTCGTCTGCCTCTCGAATTTGGCAACAATTTTACTGTTTACAGCGGAAAATCTTTTCCTGCCTTTCGGCTTTCCGCTGaatgtgtaaatatatatgcacaAGATATGGCttgccatttcatttttcattttatacaTTCAGATTTCGGCACTTTTTGGCTGCTTCTTGAAAAGTTTCTACTATTTGCGGCTtgaattgttttcatttcattttcaattggAATTTGTGTAACGTTTTTAGGGTGACTTTAGCTCT from Drosophila yakuba strain Tai18E2 chromosome 3L, Prin_Dyak_Tai18E2_2.1, whole genome shotgun sequence carries:
- the LOC6532681 gene encoding PDZ and LIM domain protein 4 isoform X13 encodes the protein MSPKLHEFAVVLLRDGQATPWGIRLVGGNDLDTPLIITRVQVGSPAHGELLRGDIISKIGEYDARDLSHADAQQLFRGAGNEIRLVVHRDNKIAYTQGGTQEAGPGSRSNSTVPPLTPDLLPHRGPSPFLPGPSHFERALQLPVDTLPQTVFPQLNSSGGYEVPSAVFSPKPTRDHQQDVDEEQAAIVNQPYRTTPLVLPGAKVKKDAPTTESYLRHYPNPAVRAHPGHDYHDSIMKQRVADTMLHKVVGSEADTGRVFHKQFNSPIGLYSNNNIEDTIRSTVPNQYQRQYPGRRTM
- the LOC6532681 gene encoding PDZ and LIM domain protein 3 isoform X12, whose product is MSPKLHEFAVVLLRDGQATPWGIRLVGGNDLDTPLIITRVQVGSPAHGELLRGDIISKIGEYDARDLSHADAQQLFRGAGNEIRLVVHRDNKIAYTQGGTQEAGPGSRSNSTVPPLTPDLLPHRGPSPFLPGPSHFERALQLPVDTLPQTVFPQLNSSGGYEVPSAVFSPKPTRDHQQDVDEEQAAIVNQPYRTTPLVLPGAKVKKDAPTTESYLRHYPNPAVRAHPGHDYHDSIMKQRVADTMLHKVVGSEADTGRVFHKQFNSPIGLYSNNNIEDTIRSTVPFATSESNRLKDSPLHRPLPTKLNGNQYQRQYPGRRTM
- the LOC6532681 gene encoding PDZ and LIM domain protein 2 isoform X5, yielding MSPKLHEFAVVLLRDGQATPWGIRLVGGNDLDTPLIITRVQVGSPAHGELLRGDIISKIGEYDARDLSHADAQQLFRGAGNEIRLVVHRDNKIAYTQGGTQEAGPGSRSNSTVPPLTPDLLPHRGPSPFLPGPSHFERALQLPVDTLPQTVFPQLNSSGGYEVPSAVFSPKPTRDHQQDVDEEQAAIVNQPYRTTPLVLPGAKVKKDAPTTESYLRHYPNPAVRAHPGHDYHDSIMKQRVADTMLHKVVGSEADTGRVFHKQFNSPIGLYSNNNIEDTIRSTVPYKKTVQYDPRNSDTYRAIQEEGGYSNYGQSSPQEVTIPVQTKVYQPNRLVPGKKPVSAPVSRPPYNVVNTHDENIRQSGSFNRLMYSVIGATEY